In Fundulus heteroclitus isolate FHET01 chromosome 16, MU-UCD_Fhet_4.1, whole genome shotgun sequence, a single genomic region encodes these proteins:
- the cbx8a gene encoding chromobox protein homolog 8a, which produces MELSAVGESVFAAESIIKRRIRRGRWEYLVKWKGWSQKYSTWEPEENILDERLFAAFEERERERELFGPKKRGPKPETFLLKAKAKSKEKTYEFRRETPRGIQVSYPVPEPVITPRAREGLRAVVPTIFPPSAVNRGESVPIRHPEPERRPRPAAAEALLDQESVQFPRKRGRKPKLLPHYGPQDASGSAEPASKRSRSLEEQSVVSRRLHHHGETSDHTLLQLTKRFQEETTITPKSGSEQRHAGLSYTCAFSPSARKSEGHRTYSLSRMHFPQHGQPRRPEDERRGQAAAESPPPDPFAPSAPTWTPCCTNWDTVTVTDVTMNLLTVTIRESSTAKGFFKDKR; this is translated from the exons ATGGAGCTGTCGGCTGTCGGCGAGAGCGTCTTCGCGGCCGAGTCCATCATCAAACGGAGGATCAGACGG GGTCGCTGGGAATATCTGGTGAAATGGAAGGGCTGGTCTCAGAA GTACAGCACCTGGGAGCCGGAGGAAAACATTCTGGACGAGCGCCTGTTCGCCGCCTTCGAGGAGAG AGAGCGCGAACGGGAGCTGTTCGGGCCCAAAAAGAGGGGACCCAAACCCGAGACTTTTCTCCTGAAG GCCAAGGCCAAATCTAAAGAGAAGACATATGAGTTTAGAAGAGAGACTCCTAGAGGAATCCAGGTTTCCTACCCCGTCCCGGAGCCCGTCATAACTCCGAGAGCCCGCGAAGGTCTACGCGCCGTGGTCCCCACCATCTTCCCTCCGAGCGCGGTCAACAGAGGGGAAAGCGTCCCCATCCGACACCCGGAGCCGGAGAGGAGGCCCAGACCCGCTGCGGCAGAAGCTCTCCTGGACCAGGAGTCCGTGCAGTTCCCCAGAAAGCGAGGGCGCAAGCCCAAGCTCCTCCCGCACTACGGCCCACAGGACGCCAGCGGCTCTGCAGAGCCGGCGTCCAAACGGAGCCGGTCACTGGAGGAGCAGTCCGTCGTGTCGCGGCGCCTGCATCATCACGGAGAGACCTCGGATCACACCCTTCTGCAGCTGACCAAGAGGTTCCAGGAGGAGACCACGATCACGCCAAAGTCCGGCAGCGAGCAGAGACACGCGGGGCTGTCCTACACGTGCGCCTTCAGTCCAAGCGCGCGTAAAAGCGAGGGACACAGAACTTACAGCTTGAGCAGGATGCATTTTCCTCAGCACGGCCAGCCGAGGCGCCCCGAAGACGAGCGGAGAGGCCAGGCCGCTGCCGAGTCCCCGCCGCCCGACCCCTTCGCGCCCTCAGCCCCCACCTGGACCCCCTGTTGCACCAACTGGGACACTGTGACGGTGACGGATGTCACCATGAACCTGTTGACTGTGACCATCAGAGAGAGCAGCACCGCTAAAGGCTTTTTCAAAGATAAAAGATGA
- the cbx4 gene encoding E3 SUMO-protein ligase CBX4 yields MELPAAGEHVFAVEGIEKKRIRKGKIEYLVKWRGWSPKYNTWEPEENILDPRLLVAFQHRERQEQMLGYRKRGPKPKHLLLQVPSFARRSSIPGSFEETAQDAEGTLKADPTQTPRSQPQQYQLNSKKHHQYQPSSQEVPADALNNSKKKFIYQLNSKKHHHYEPDPHMYDAQVSRLKEVVKVQEPASKLTNPGWTLPVALQQKWIRNKDTGCLSKVKELAVEVRKPVKEAPSENALKPNPKEATLPSAVSSKMKIIKNKNKNGRIVIVMSKYMDGNKVHGAKDKHRDSPREEKTQSAEPSDSNPAARTKMTELPENGIPKEICKGSSLSVAEHPLKCSPKDRHFSKPSPSTAEEYNTEVARGQADLPEDLPLQLTASSPPTSWTADTTIPTPTAVDQIRIPSFPCDRKRKLSDPVEDRNVGKTYLASRSLSVPGASVAPPQDKPMDLHCGATRPSGTRPTYGEDGSQEEPMDLSFPRNRRQLEAEAPPQVEAEPAVKDTPPAKENAQTPSEKAPEEPAKKVSPFMGNIIITDITTNSLTVTFKEYVAF; encoded by the exons ATGGAGCTCCCTGCCGCCGGCGAGCACGTCTTCGCGGTGGAGGGCATCGAGAAGAAGCGCATTCGGAAG GGCAAGATCGAGTACCTGGTCAAGTGGCGCGGCTGGTCTCCAAA GTACAACACATGGGAGCCGGAGGAAAACATCCTGGACCCGCGCCTCCTCGTCGCGTTTCAACACAG AGAGAGGCAGGAGCAGATGTTGGGATACCGAAAGCGGGGACCCAAACCAAAACATCTTCTGCTTCAG GTGCCATCGTTTGCTCGGAGATCAAGCATCCCAGGGAGCTTTGAGGAAACGGCCCAGGACGCAGAGGGTACCCTCAAGGCAGACCCCACCCAGACCCCGCGCTCCCAGCCCCAGCAGTACCAGCTGAACAGCAAAAAGCACCATCAGTACCAACCCAGCAGCCAGGAGGTCCCCGCTGACGCTctaaacaacagcaaaaagaaGTTCATCTACCAGCTCAACAGCAAGAAGCACCACCACTACGAGCCCGACCCGCACATGTACGACGCACAGGTCTCGAGGCTCAAGGAGGTGGTCAAAGTTCAGGAGCCGGCCAGCAAGCTGACGAACCCTGGGTGGACCTTACCTGTGGCCCTGCAGCAGAAATGGATCCGCAACAAAGACACTGGGTGCTTGAGCAAAGTCAAAGAGCTAGCGGTGGAGGTGAGGAAACCAGTTAAAGAGGCGCCGAGCGAGAACGCGCTCAAGCCCAACCCGAAGGAGGCCACTCTGCCTAGCGCCGTCagcagcaaaatgaagataatcaagaataaaaacaagaacgGACGCATCGTTATTGTCATGAGCAAATATATGGACGGCAACAAGGTTCACGGAGCAAAGGACAAACACAGGGACTCTCCAAGGGAGGAGAAAACGCAAAGCGCCGAACCCTCCGACAGCAATCCGGCAGCCAGGACCAAAATGACCGAACTCCCGGAGAACGGGATCCCCAAAGAGATCTGCAAGGGCAGCTCCCTCTCTGTGGCGGAGCATCCTCTGAAGTGCTCCCCCAAAGACAGACACTTTTCCAAACCGTCTCCGAGCACGGCCGAGGAATACAACACCGAGGTGGCCCGCGGTCAGGCGGATTTACCCGAAGACCTGCCCCTGCAGCTGACGGCCAGCTCCCCGCCGACGTCGTGGACCGCCGACACCACCATCCCGACCCCTACGGCCGTCGACCAGATCCGCATCCCCTCCTTCCCCTGCGACCGCAAACGGAAGCTGTCGGATCCCGTCGAGGACAGGAACGTTGGTAAGACCTACCTGGCGTCGAGGAGCTTGAGCGTGCCCGGCGCTTCGGTGGCGCCGCCTCAGGACAAACCCATGGACCTCCACTGCGGCGCGACGCGCCCCAGCGGCACACGGCCGACTTACGGAGAGGACGGGAGCCAGGAGGAGCCGATGGACCTCAGCTTCCCCAGAAACAGGAGGCAGCTCGAAGCGGAGGCCCCGCCGCAGGTGGAGGCGGAGCCTGCTGTTAAAGACACGCCTCCTGCGAAGGAGAACGCGCAGACCCCCTCGGAAAAAGCTCCAGAGGAGCCGGCGAAAAAAGTCTCCCCCTTCATGGGGAACATCATCATCACTGACATCACGACGAACAGCCTCACCGTCACCTTTAAGGAATACGTTGCTTTCTAA